One window of Stenotrophomonas indicatrix genomic DNA carries:
- a CDS encoding glycoside hydrolase family 3 N-terminal domain-containing protein, giving the protein MNAMTHQGAARAPKSVLLTALLLVLAACGKGDKAPASATAAPDPWPQVTWPLAEDAALEKRITDLMATMTVEEKVGQLVQGDIASITPDDLRKYRLGSILAGGNSDPGGRYDASPAEWLALADAFHAASMDTSQGGKAIPVLFGIDAVHGQSNIIGATLFPHNIGLGATRNPELLRRIGEITALETRATGMEWAFAPTVAVPQDDRWGRTYEGYSESPEVVASYAGAMVEGLQGKVGTPAFLDGRHVIASVKHFLGDGGTADGKDQGGTRISEAELVRIHAAGYPPAIAAGAQTVMASFNSVNGEKMHGHKPYLTDALKGRMHFGGFVVGDWNGHGQVKGCTTTDCPATINAGLDMAMASDSWKGFYETTLAAVKAGTISPQRLDDAVRRILRVKMRLGLFEAGTPSSRAVGGQFALIGAPAHREVARQAVRESLVLLKNQGGVLPLSPKQRILVAGDGANDVGKQAGGWTLNWQGTGTTRKDFPNADTIYEGIAQQASAAGGEAVLAVDGKYGTKPDVAVVVFGESPYAEFQGDLPTLAYKPGEDADLALIKRLKAEGIPVVAVFLSGRPLWVNREINAADAFVAAWLPGSEGAGIADVLLRGPRGDVQHDFKGKLSFSWPRTATQYANNVGQKDYDPQFAFGFGLSYADDGDLAALPEVSGVTGNEGATGVFFARGEAGSGMALRLQNGTGQGVTVTKVPEALDGDLLKITGVDHLAQEDGRRLAWSGKGEALATLQSHTALDLQRESNGDLMLLTTLRVDSAPQGEAWLSVGCGPGCSARVALGPTLTKLPKGQWTRVGVPLKCLAAAGADVGKLDRPWSIGTAGTMTLSVSRVALGALNEAETSIGCAGA; this is encoded by the coding sequence ATGAACGCGATGACCCATCAAGGCGCTGCACGCGCCCCGAAGTCCGTGCTGCTGACCGCGCTGCTGCTGGTACTGGCCGCCTGCGGGAAAGGTGACAAGGCGCCCGCGTCTGCGACGGCGGCCCCCGATCCATGGCCGCAGGTCACCTGGCCGCTGGCCGAGGACGCCGCTCTGGAAAAGCGCATCACCGACCTGATGGCGACCATGACGGTAGAGGAAAAGGTCGGCCAGCTGGTGCAGGGGGATATTGCCAGCATCACCCCGGATGACCTCCGCAAGTACCGGCTCGGCTCGATCCTGGCCGGCGGCAACTCCGACCCCGGCGGCCGTTACGATGCGTCGCCGGCCGAATGGCTGGCGCTGGCCGACGCCTTCCATGCGGCATCGATGGATACCTCGCAGGGGGGCAAGGCGATTCCGGTGCTGTTCGGCATCGATGCCGTGCATGGGCAGAGCAACATCATCGGCGCGACCCTGTTCCCGCACAACATCGGCCTGGGTGCGACCCGCAACCCGGAGCTGCTGCGCCGGATCGGTGAGATCACCGCGTTGGAGACCCGCGCCACCGGGATGGAGTGGGCATTCGCACCCACCGTGGCCGTTCCGCAGGATGATCGCTGGGGGCGCACCTACGAGGGCTATTCCGAATCGCCCGAGGTGGTGGCCAGCTATGCCGGTGCGATGGTCGAGGGCCTGCAGGGCAAGGTGGGCACGCCTGCCTTCCTGGACGGTCGCCACGTGATCGCGTCGGTAAAGCACTTCCTCGGCGACGGCGGCACGGCCGATGGCAAGGACCAAGGGGGTACCCGGATCAGCGAGGCCGAGCTGGTGCGCATCCACGCGGCCGGGTATCCGCCGGCGATCGCCGCGGGCGCACAGACCGTCATGGCCTCCTTCAACAGTGTCAACGGCGAAAAGATGCACGGTCACAAGCCGTACCTGACCGATGCGTTGAAGGGCCGCATGCACTTCGGTGGTTTCGTGGTGGGCGACTGGAACGGCCACGGGCAGGTCAAGGGCTGCACGACCACCGATTGCCCGGCCACCATCAACGCGGGCCTGGACATGGCCATGGCGTCGGACAGCTGGAAGGGCTTCTATGAGACCACGCTGGCGGCAGTGAAGGCGGGCACCATCTCCCCGCAACGCTTGGACGATGCGGTGCGCCGGATCCTGCGGGTCAAGATGCGGTTGGGCCTGTTCGAGGCGGGCACGCCATCCTCGCGCGCGGTCGGTGGCCAGTTCGCGCTCATCGGCGCCCCGGCGCATCGTGAGGTCGCACGGCAGGCGGTGCGTGAATCGCTGGTGTTACTGAAGAACCAGGGCGGCGTGCTGCCGTTGTCGCCGAAGCAACGCATCCTCGTCGCCGGTGACGGTGCCAACGACGTCGGCAAGCAGGCCGGCGGCTGGACACTGAACTGGCAGGGCACCGGCACGACCCGCAAGGACTTCCCCAATGCGGACACGATCTACGAGGGCATCGCCCAGCAGGCGTCGGCCGCAGGTGGCGAGGCAGTGCTTGCGGTCGATGGGAAATACGGGACGAAACCGGATGTGGCCGTGGTGGTATTCGGCGAGAGCCCGTATGCCGAGTTCCAGGGCGATCTGCCGACGCTGGCCTACAAGCCGGGGGAAGACGCCGATCTTGCCCTGATCAAGCGACTGAAGGCGGAGGGCATTCCTGTGGTGGCCGTGTTCCTGAGCGGACGCCCGCTGTGGGTGAACCGCGAGATCAATGCCGCCGACGCGTTCGTGGCGGCCTGGCTGCCCGGCTCGGAAGGCGCCGGCATTGCCGATGTGCTGCTGCGTGGGCCGAGGGGCGACGTGCAGCACGACTTCAAGGGCAAGCTGAGCTTCAGCTGGCCGCGCACGGCAACGCAGTACGCCAACAATGTGGGGCAGAAGGATTACGACCCGCAGTTCGCCTTCGGCTTCGGCTTGTCCTACGCCGACGATGGCGATCTGGCGGCGCTGCCGGAGGTCTCCGGCGTGACTGGCAACGAAGGGGCCACCGGCGTGTTCTTCGCGCGCGGCGAAGCCGGTTCAGGCATGGCCCTGCGCCTGCAGAACGGCACGGGGCAGGGCGTGACAGTCACCAAGGTGCCGGAGGCACTGGATGGCGATCTGCTCAAGATCACCGGGGTGGATCACCTGGCGCAGGAGGACGGCCGCCGTCTTGCGTGGTCAGGGAAGGGTGAGGCGCTTGCCACGCTGCAGTCGCACACGGCGCTGGACCTGCAGCGCGAAAGCAACGGCGACCTGATGCTGCTGACCACGCTGCGGGTAGATTCTGCTCCCCAGGGAGAGGCGTGGTTGTCGGTAGGCTGCGGCCCGGGCTGCTCGGCACGTGTGGCGCTCGGACCGACGCTGACGAAGCTGCCCAAGGGTCAATGGACCCGCGTGGGCGTGCCCTTGAAGTGTCTGGCGGCGGCAGGCGCGGATGTCGGCAAGCTGGATCGCCCGTGGTCGATCGGGACGGCGGGGACGATGACACTGTCGGTGTCGCGTGTCGCACTGGGCGCGCTGAACGAGGCGGAGACCAGCATCGGGTGCGCTGGCGCGTGA
- a CDS encoding sugar porter family MFS transporter, with amino-acid sequence MDQAMKGGENTRLIVLISVVATIGGFLFGFDSGVINGTQDGLHQTFKSGEWMQGFEIASMLLGCAVGAFSAGRLADRLGRRNVLIVSAVLFLLSAIGAGAASSSAMFIVARVMGGFAVGAASVISPAYIAEVAPARYRGRLATVQQIAIISGLTVAFLSNYLLAATAGASTEALWGGYAAWRWMFWMQAVPSLLFLALLLTIPESPRYLAVKRRKDEALQVLTRLFGAAEAQAKLAEIDASLSTDHHRPRLSDLLNKATGRVRPIVWVGIGLATFQQLVGINVVFYYGAVLWQAVGFSENDALMINVLSGALSIGACIVTVLLIDRIGRKPLLWAGSAGMAVSLALLVVAFASGSLVDTHLQLPPGMGTLALVAANAYVVFFNISWGPVMWVMLGEMFPNQIRGSGLAVAGAAQWTANFAVTVTFPILLAGTGLAATYSIYLVAAIISIFFVLRYVHETKGKELEQMEG; translated from the coding sequence ATGGACCAGGCAATGAAGGGCGGCGAGAACACCCGCCTGATTGTATTGATCAGCGTGGTGGCGACGATTGGCGGATTCCTGTTCGGGTTCGACAGCGGGGTGATCAACGGCACCCAGGACGGGCTGCACCAGACCTTCAAATCCGGCGAGTGGATGCAGGGGTTCGAGATCGCATCGATGCTGTTGGGCTGCGCGGTCGGTGCCTTCAGCGCCGGCCGTCTGGCCGACCGCCTGGGGCGCCGCAACGTGCTGATCGTCTCGGCAGTGCTGTTCCTGCTGTCGGCGATCGGCGCGGGTGCAGCGTCGTCCTCGGCCATGTTCATCGTCGCGCGGGTGATGGGCGGCTTTGCGGTGGGGGCCGCCAGTGTCATCTCGCCGGCCTACATCGCCGAAGTGGCGCCGGCGCGTTACCGCGGCCGCCTGGCCACGGTGCAGCAGATCGCCATCATCAGCGGGCTCACCGTGGCGTTCCTGTCCAACTATCTGTTGGCGGCCACGGCGGGTGCGTCCACCGAAGCGCTGTGGGGCGGGTACGCAGCGTGGCGCTGGATGTTCTGGATGCAGGCGGTGCCGTCGCTGCTGTTCCTGGCGCTGTTGCTGACCATTCCGGAAAGCCCGCGCTATCTGGCAGTGAAGCGCCGCAAGGACGAGGCGCTGCAGGTGCTGACGCGGCTGTTCGGCGCTGCCGAGGCGCAGGCAAAGCTGGCCGAGATCGACGCTTCGCTGTCGACCGACCATCATCGCCCGCGGCTGTCGGACCTCCTCAACAAGGCGACCGGCCGGGTCCGCCCGATTGTCTGGGTCGGCATCGGCCTGGCCACCTTCCAGCAGCTGGTCGGCATCAACGTGGTGTTCTACTACGGCGCCGTGCTCTGGCAAGCGGTCGGCTTCTCCGAGAACGACGCGCTGATGATCAATGTGCTGTCCGGTGCACTCAGCATCGGTGCCTGCATCGTCACCGTGCTGCTGATCGATCGCATCGGCCGCAAGCCGTTGCTCTGGGCTGGCTCGGCCGGCATGGCGGTGTCCCTGGCGCTGTTGGTGGTGGCCTTCGCCAGCGGCTCCCTGGTCGATACACACCTGCAGCTGCCGCCGGGCATGGGCACGCTGGCGCTGGTGGCGGCCAATGCCTACGTGGTGTTCTTCAACATCTCCTGGGGGCCGGTGATGTGGGTGATGCTGGGCGAAATGTTCCCCAACCAGATCCGTGGCTCGGGGCTGGCCGTGGCGGGGGCGGCGCAGTGGACCGCGAATTTCGCCGTCACGGTGACCTTCCCCATTCTGCTGGCGGGGACCGGGCTGGCCGCGACGTACAGCATCTATCTGGTGGCGGCCATCATCTCGATCTTCTTCGTGCTCAGGTACGTGCACGAAACCAAGGGCAAGGAACTGGAGCAGATGGAAGGATGA
- the xylA gene encoding xylose isomerase → MSNQPFIGGKEYFPGIGRIPFEGRGSDNPLAFKVYDANKIIGGSTMQDHLRFAACYWHTFCNAGHDPFGPGTRHFPWETGSPMGTAEAKVDAAFEFFTKLGVPYWCFHDIDLAPDAEDVGEYEKNLKHMVRLAKERQDATGMKLLWGTANLFSHPRYMNGASTNPDFAVVARAAVQVKAALDATVELGGEHYVFWGGREGYGSLTNTLMKREVDHFARFLTMARDYGRSIGLKGNFLIEPKPMEPMKHQYDFDSATVVGFLKEHGLDKDFKLNIEANHATLSGHTFEHDLQVASDHGLLGSIDANRGNAQNGWDTDQFPTDLYDTVGAMLVVLRQGGLEGGLNFDAKVRRESTDLDDLFIAHIGGMDAFARGLEVAHALLNDSPLEQWRKARYASFDSGSGEQFARGALSLADLAALGAKGGEPTQISGKQERYENLINQYLLR, encoded by the coding sequence ATGAGCAATCAGCCCTTCATCGGCGGCAAGGAATACTTCCCCGGCATCGGCCGCATCCCCTTCGAAGGCCGGGGCTCGGACAATCCCCTTGCCTTCAAGGTCTACGACGCGAACAAGATCATCGGCGGCAGCACCATGCAGGACCACCTGCGCTTTGCGGCCTGCTACTGGCACACGTTCTGCAACGCCGGCCATGATCCGTTTGGCCCCGGAACGCGCCACTTCCCGTGGGAGACCGGCTCGCCGATGGGCACCGCCGAGGCGAAGGTGGACGCGGCGTTCGAATTCTTCACCAAGCTCGGCGTGCCGTACTGGTGCTTCCACGATATCGATCTGGCGCCGGACGCCGAGGATGTCGGCGAGTACGAAAAGAATCTGAAGCACATGGTGCGACTGGCCAAAGAGCGCCAGGACGCGACCGGAATGAAGCTGCTGTGGGGCACGGCCAACCTGTTCTCGCACCCCCGCTACATGAACGGCGCATCCACCAATCCGGATTTCGCGGTGGTCGCGCGTGCCGCCGTACAGGTGAAGGCGGCGCTGGACGCAACGGTTGAGCTGGGCGGCGAGCATTACGTGTTCTGGGGCGGCCGCGAAGGCTACGGTTCCTTGACCAACACGCTGATGAAGCGTGAGGTCGACCACTTCGCGCGGTTCCTCACCATGGCGCGCGACTATGGTCGCAGCATCGGCCTGAAGGGCAACTTCCTGATCGAACCCAAGCCGATGGAGCCGATGAAGCACCAGTACGACTTCGACAGCGCCACCGTCGTCGGTTTCCTGAAGGAGCATGGCCTGGACAAGGACTTCAAGCTCAATATCGAGGCGAACCACGCCACGCTGTCCGGGCACACCTTCGAACACGACCTGCAGGTCGCCTCGGACCACGGCCTGCTGGGCAGCATCGACGCCAACCGCGGCAATGCCCAGAACGGCTGGGATACCGACCAGTTCCCGACCGACCTGTACGACACCGTGGGCGCGATGCTGGTGGTGCTGCGCCAGGGGGGGCTGGAAGGCGGCTTGAATTTTGATGCCAAGGTGCGGCGCGAATCCACCGATCTGGATGACCTCTTCATTGCCCACATCGGTGGCATGGATGCGTTCGCCCGCGGGCTGGAAGTGGCCCATGCACTGCTGAACGATTCGCCCCTGGAGCAGTGGCGCAAGGCGCGTTACGCCAGCTTCGACAGTGGGTCCGGCGAGCAGTTCGCGCGCGGCGCGCTCAGCCTTGCCGACCTGGCCGCACTGGGTGCCAAGGGCGGTGAACCCACGCAGATCAGCGGCAAGCAGGAGCGTTACGAGAACCTGATCAACCAGTACCTGCTGCGCTGA
- the xylB gene encoding xylulokinase, whose amino-acid sequence MELVAGIDAGTQSLKVVVYDPEGRSLLASASAPLQLASAADGSREQQPADWVTALHACFAAIDPALRSRIAALAVSGQQHGFVPVDAAGEVLAPAKLWCDTSTSAECEQIMDAVGGTARTIELGGNPVLAGYTASKLPWTKTHRPGAYARLATILLPHDYLNFVLTGQRFCEYGDASGTGWLDVRTRTWSTVLLRATDPDRDLAACLPRIAAPEEIFDIAPDAAAALGLPATVKVAVGGGDNMMAAIGTGCVVPGRLVMSLGTSGTLFAFSDIPVVDPDGAWAAFCSSTGGWLPLICTMNCTVVTGQVAEAFGFSSREGDRHLQATPPGADGLVMLPFLNGERTPDLPQGKGVLAGLDTTNMTPAHIYRAAMEGATYALKYGYDAFVGAGMRFDRIVLTGGGSNSAQWRQMVADVFGLPVDVPTQPEGAAFGAALQALWALGHARGDAASIAGIADRHVAVDPLQSAQPDPARAAAYAAAYARFLRHLDAITPLYRG is encoded by the coding sequence ATGGAACTGGTTGCGGGAATCGACGCAGGTACGCAAAGCCTGAAGGTGGTCGTCTACGACCCTGAAGGGCGCAGTCTCCTGGCCAGCGCCAGCGCGCCATTGCAGCTGGCCAGCGCTGCAGACGGCAGCCGGGAACAGCAGCCGGCCGATTGGGTCACGGCACTGCACGCCTGCTTCGCTGCGATCGATCCGGCGCTGCGTTCGCGCATTGCCGCGCTGGCAGTCTCAGGACAGCAGCATGGCTTCGTGCCGGTCGATGCGGCAGGGGAGGTGCTGGCACCGGCCAAGCTGTGGTGCGACACCAGCACCTCGGCCGAATGCGAGCAGATCATGGACGCGGTGGGGGGCACGGCACGCACCATCGAACTGGGCGGCAACCCGGTGCTTGCCGGCTACACCGCCTCCAAGCTGCCGTGGACGAAAACGCACCGGCCCGGCGCCTACGCGCGACTGGCCACCATCCTGCTGCCGCACGACTATCTCAATTTCGTGTTGACCGGCCAACGCTTCTGCGAATATGGCGATGCGTCGGGCACCGGCTGGCTGGACGTGCGCACCCGCACCTGGTCGACCGTACTGCTCCGCGCAACCGATCCGGACCGCGACCTGGCCGCGTGCCTGCCGCGCATCGCCGCGCCCGAGGAGATCTTCGACATCGCTCCTGACGCCGCTGCAGCGTTGGGATTGCCAGCGACAGTGAAGGTGGCCGTCGGCGGTGGCGACAACATGATGGCGGCCATCGGCACCGGCTGCGTCGTGCCCGGTCGCCTGGTGATGAGCCTGGGCACTTCGGGCACGCTGTTTGCGTTCTCGGACATACCCGTGGTCGACCCGGACGGGGCCTGGGCAGCGTTCTGCTCGTCGACCGGCGGCTGGCTGCCGCTGATCTGCACGATGAACTGCACCGTGGTGACCGGGCAGGTCGCCGAGGCGTTCGGCTTCAGCAGCCGCGAGGGCGACCGACACCTGCAGGCCACGCCACCCGGTGCCGACGGCCTGGTGATGCTGCCGTTCCTCAACGGCGAGCGCACGCCGGACCTGCCGCAGGGCAAGGGGGTGCTGGCGGGCCTGGACACGACCAACATGACGCCGGCGCACATCTACCGCGCGGCCATGGAAGGGGCCACCTACGCCCTGAAGTACGGCTACGACGCATTCGTCGGCGCGGGCATGCGGTTCGACCGCATCGTGCTGACCGGTGGCGGCAGCAACAGTGCGCAGTGGCGGCAGATGGTGGCCGATGTGTTCGGCCTGCCGGTGGACGTACCGACCCAGCCCGAGGGCGCGGCGTTCGGGGCGGCATTGCAGGCGCTGTGGGCCTTGGGTCATGCCCGCGGTGACGCCGCCTCCATCGCCGGCATAGCGGACCGGCACGTGGCGGTCGACCCGCTGCAGTCCGCACAACCGGATCCAGCGCGTGCGGCCGCCTACGCCGCGGCGTATGCCCGTTTTCTGCGCCATCTCGACGCCATCACGCCGTTGTATCGCGGCTGA
- a CDS encoding tryptophan halogenase family protein, whose protein sequence is MNAADTTQGSIRRVVIAGGGTAGWLAGCALAHQFRQQLDITLVESEQIGTVGVGESTVPPIRTFHRFLQIDEQEFLREVAGTFKLSISFENWRRPGERFIHPFGTIGQGTWATPFHHFWLDSLRRGMPSELGDFCLESAASLADRFSLQTQPQVNYAYHFDAGLYARFLRGKAEANGLRRVEGKIREVRQHPHDGSVASLVLDDGQVIEGDLFIDCTGFRGLLTEQTLHSGYEDWNEWLPSDRAVAVQTDSTAPPVPYTRAIAHEAGWRWHIALQHRVGCGLVFSSRHMSDDEAQAKLLRDVDGRPLRDPWLVPFRSGRRLQAWNRNVVALGLASGFIEPLESTSIHLTISAVVRLIQLFPSDGITPSLVALYNDVSRQEMEHVRDFIILHYHANQRDEPMWKACREMALPESLQLRLRAWRERAHAWQDPGELFRVDSWTSVLMGQGIQPGPPHPLARAIGDADLRTLLNRLRKPVQEAVAKMPSQADFIERYCKAAPDAWQRGRAVA, encoded by the coding sequence TTGAACGCTGCGGACACTACACAAGGGTCGATCCGGAGAGTGGTGATCGCCGGTGGCGGTACCGCCGGCTGGTTGGCCGGCTGCGCACTGGCACACCAGTTCCGCCAACAGCTGGACATCACCCTGGTGGAGTCCGAGCAGATCGGTACCGTGGGTGTGGGCGAATCCACCGTGCCGCCCATCCGGACGTTCCACCGTTTCCTGCAGATCGACGAGCAGGAGTTCCTGCGTGAGGTCGCTGGCACGTTCAAGCTGTCGATCTCATTCGAGAACTGGCGTCGCCCCGGTGAACGCTTCATCCATCCTTTCGGCACGATAGGGCAGGGCACTTGGGCCACGCCGTTCCATCACTTCTGGCTGGACAGCCTGCGCCGCGGCATGCCCTCCGAGCTGGGCGACTTCTGCCTGGAAAGCGCCGCTTCCCTGGCCGACAGGTTCTCGCTGCAGACCCAGCCCCAAGTCAACTACGCCTACCATTTCGACGCCGGGCTCTATGCCAGGTTCCTGCGCGGCAAGGCCGAAGCAAACGGCCTGCGGCGGGTGGAAGGCAAGATCCGCGAAGTCCGCCAGCATCCCCATGACGGTTCGGTTGCGTCGCTGGTGCTGGACGACGGGCAGGTCATCGAAGGCGATCTGTTCATCGACTGCACGGGCTTCCGTGGCTTGTTGACCGAGCAGACCCTGCATAGCGGCTATGAAGACTGGAACGAATGGTTGCCCAGTGATCGCGCCGTTGCCGTGCAGACCGACTCGACCGCGCCGCCGGTGCCCTACACCCGTGCCATCGCGCACGAGGCCGGGTGGCGCTGGCACATCGCGCTGCAGCACCGGGTCGGCTGCGGGCTGGTCTTCTCCAGCCGCCACATGTCCGATGACGAGGCGCAGGCCAAGCTGCTGCGTGATGTCGACGGACGACCGCTGCGCGATCCCTGGCTGGTGCCGTTCCGCAGCGGGCGCCGGTTGCAGGCCTGGAACAGGAACGTGGTCGCGCTGGGGCTGGCCAGTGGCTTCATCGAGCCACTGGAATCGACCAGCATCCACCTGACCATCAGCGCCGTGGTGCGCCTGATCCAGCTGTTCCCATCCGACGGCATTACCCCTTCGCTGGTGGCGCTGTACAACGACGTGAGCCGCCAGGAGATGGAGCACGTGCGCGATTTCATCATCCTGCATTACCACGCCAACCAGCGCGACGAGCCGATGTGGAAGGCCTGTCGCGAGATGGCGCTGCCTGAATCGCTGCAGCTCCGCCTGCGCGCGTGGCGCGAGCGTGCCCATGCCTGGCAGGACCCTGGCGAGCTGTTCCGGGTCGACTCCTGGACCAGCGTGCTGATGGGCCAAGGCATCCAGCCGGGACCGCCGCACCCGCTTGCCCGGGCCATCGGCGATGCGGACCTGCGCACGCTGTTGAATCGACTCCGCAAGCCGGTGCAGGAAGCGGTGGCGAAGATGCCCTCGCAGGCGGACTTCATCGAGCGCTACTGCAAGGCGGCGCCGGACGCATGGCAAAGGGGCAGGGCCGTGGCGTAG
- a CDS encoding cupin-like domain-containing protein gives MLDGVAMRTLEGLDPTALPLQTLVAAGEPVVLRGIARDWALVQAGSRSLQEAMAYLRGFDAGVPVPYSFGGPEIEGRPFYNADFTRLNFEVRRGLLTEVLDAIADHLDSPSPPTYYVASLLIARALPGFAQHNDAGLAGQGIDASASIWVGNRVTASCHYDIPDNLACCAVGRRRFTLFPPAQIDNLYPGPMEPTPGGQVVSVVDVDQPDFDRHPRFRDAMASAQTATLEPGDAIFIPGLWWHHVRSLEPFNVLVNYWCRSAPGHLGSPLPALQHAMWALRDLPAREKQAWARIFQYYVFGPGEQAGQHLPEAARGELAPFDETQARRMRAHLLGRLNR, from the coding sequence ATGCTGGACGGCGTCGCCATGCGCACACTGGAAGGCCTGGATCCCACGGCGCTGCCGCTGCAGACGCTGGTGGCTGCCGGCGAACCGGTGGTGCTGCGCGGCATCGCGCGCGACTGGGCATTGGTGCAGGCCGGGTCGCGTTCCCTGCAGGAGGCCATGGCCTACCTGCGGGGTTTCGACGCAGGCGTGCCTGTTCCCTATTCCTTCGGTGGCCCCGAGATCGAAGGGCGTCCGTTCTACAACGCGGACTTCACCCGCTTGAACTTCGAGGTCCGGCGTGGCCTGCTGACGGAGGTGCTGGACGCAATCGCCGACCACCTCGATTCGCCGAGCCCGCCCACCTATTACGTCGCTTCGTTGCTGATCGCGCGTGCGCTGCCCGGGTTCGCGCAGCACAACGACGCCGGACTGGCCGGGCAGGGCATCGATGCTTCGGCCAGCATCTGGGTCGGCAACCGGGTGACGGCCTCCTGCCATTACGACATTCCGGACAACCTGGCGTGCTGCGCGGTGGGCCGGCGCCGCTTCACCCTGTTTCCGCCGGCGCAGATCGACAACCTCTACCCGGGGCCGATGGAGCCCACCCCGGGTGGGCAGGTGGTCAGCGTGGTGGATGTCGACCAGCCGGACTTCGACCGCCATCCGCGCTTCCGTGATGCCATGGCAAGCGCGCAGACCGCCACGCTTGAACCTGGGGATGCCATCTTCATCCCGGGCCTGTGGTGGCACCACGTGCGCAGCCTGGAACCGTTCAACGTGCTGGTGAACTACTGGTGCCGCAGTGCGCCGGGCCATCTCGGCTCACCCCTGCCGGCGCTGCAGCATGCGATGTGGGCACTGCGCGATCTACCGGCGCGCGAGAAGCAGGCCTGGGCAAGGATCTTCCAGTACTACGTGTTTGGTCCCGGCGAGCAGGCAGGGCAGCACCTGCCCGAAGCGGCCCGGGGCGAGCTGGCACCGTTCGACGAAACGCAGGCGCGGCGCATGCGCGCCCACCTGCTGGGTCGACTCAACCGCTGA
- a CDS encoding SapC family protein — protein sequence MSRYEMLNNIAHRDLRVATGFGAELGDAVGMVPAYPSEFAELQREYPIFLRKDPATGGWQAVVLLGFEQHENLFLQDGRWNASYLPGAAAKGPFLIGFQESRIDGVPTREAVLHVDLDHPRVTTMQGEPVFLPQGGNSPYLDHVAGVLRGIHDGHAFAADMFAMFDANGLIQPITLDVRIDPEHRVGVNGLHAIDRDRLTLLEGAALAELNRAGYLEGAYLMLASLHNMRRLIAEKQRRLRAADTAVAAGRN from the coding sequence ATGTCGCGTTACGAAATGCTCAACAACATTGCCCATCGGGACCTGCGTGTGGCCACCGGCTTCGGCGCCGAGTTAGGCGACGCGGTGGGTATGGTGCCGGCCTATCCGAGCGAGTTCGCCGAACTGCAGCGGGAATATCCCATCTTCCTGCGCAAGGACCCCGCCACGGGCGGCTGGCAGGCGGTGGTCCTGCTGGGGTTCGAACAGCATGAAAACCTGTTCCTGCAGGACGGTCGCTGGAATGCCTCCTATCTGCCCGGGGCGGCGGCCAAAGGGCCGTTCCTGATCGGCTTCCAGGAGAGCCGCATCGATGGCGTACCTACTCGGGAAGCAGTGTTGCACGTGGATCTGGATCATCCGCGCGTGACCACCATGCAGGGTGAGCCGGTGTTCCTGCCGCAAGGGGGGAATTCGCCCTATCTCGATCACGTTGCCGGCGTACTGCGCGGCATCCACGACGGTCATGCCTTTGCCGCGGACATGTTCGCCATGTTCGATGCGAACGGGCTGATCCAACCGATCACGCTGGACGTGCGGATCGACCCGGAGCATCGAGTCGGTGTCAACGGCCTGCACGCGATCGACCGTGACCGCCTGACGCTGCTGGAGGGTGCAGCGCTGGCCGAACTCAACCGCGCCGGCTACCTGGAAGGTGCCTATCTGATGCTGGCATCGCTGCACAACATGCGCCGCCTGATCGCCGAGAAGCAGCGACGCCTGCGCGCAGCGGATACCGCCGTCGCGGCCGGCAGGAACTGA